The DNA window TCGGGATCACGGCGAGCCGCCGCGCCGCGTTGAGCACGTTCCCCGAGCGTTCCTGGACGAGCAACAGGTAGTCCGCGTCGCCGCGGTACGGGTCGGCAGGGCGCGCGATCGCGGTCAGTGCGAGCACGCCGCCCGCGCACAGCCGGTCGCCGACGTCGAGCACGGACCGGAGATCGGGAAGGTACCGATCGCGCAGCGGCATCGCGGTCGTACCCGCGGCGACGGCGTCGACCAGCTCGTTTTCGAGCAGGTCCGCGGTCAACGCGTAGTGGACGAACTGCGCGACACCGAACGAGCCGCCGAGTTGGTGTTCACGGATGTCGATGCTCAACAGGCGGTAGAGCGGGCTGTCGACGAGCCGGGTGTTCATGGACAGCGTCTCGGCGAGTCGCTGAACGGCGCGACCGGCGGCGTGCTCGTCCAGGAACAAGTCCGCTTCCGGCTGTCCACTTGCGACACGAAGACCGTCGTACGGTGGGCGTAGTTCGCAGTCGAGGTCGAGCCAATCTTCGCAGGTCAGAACGCTGGTGTTCACGGCGAAGTCGCCGGCGCGGGCGGTGTTCAGACCATGATCACCGAGTTGGCTGCCGTAGTAGCTGGCCAGCGTCGCCGCGATGTCGCGTTGGCGAACCCAGCTCCGGCGGGCTCCGCGATCGTGGAGGCTTTGCGTGTCCACCTGCGCTACGCGGTTGGCGACGGCGCGGCGGGCAGAACCTGGTGTCCAGTGGGCGTGCCGGTCGAGCCACTCCAGCGCGGCGCCGATGTGGGGATCGGCGGCCAGACGTTCGTCGGCCGCAGCCATGTCGGCCGAAGGTTCGCCGGTCAGCTCGTGGAACCGGGCGCGCTCCGCGTCCGAGGCGCGTTCCAGTGCGATGTCCAGGACCTGTTGCATCTCCGACTGGGGTCGGCGGCTCGGATCTTGACGCCACGACGCGACGGTCCGGACGCCGATTCCGAGCTTCTCCGCGAACTTCTCATTGCTCAACTGCAACGCCGTTTGAAGGGCGGAAGCTGATTCGCCG is part of the Amycolatopsis sp. CA-230715 genome and encodes:
- a CDS encoding transcriptional regulator gives rise to the protein MQLSNEKFAEKLGIGVRTVASWRQDPSRRPQSEMQQVLDIALERASDAERARFHELTGEPSADMAAADERLAADPHIGAALEWLDRHAHWTPGSARRAVANRVAQVDTQSLHDRGARRSWVRQRDIAATLASYYGSQLGDHGLNTARAGDFAVNTSVLTCEDWLDLDCELRPPYDGLRVASGQPEADLFLDEHAAGRAVQRLAETLSMNTRLVDSPLYRLLSIDIREHQLGGSFGVAQFVHYALTADLLENELVDAVAAGTTAMPLRDRYLPDLRSVLDVGDRLCAGGVLALTAIARPADPYRGDADYLLLVQERSGNVLNAARRLAVIPKGFHQPLTDIRRDAQVGRTLRRELEEELFGRPDIDNTFGEQLAADPMHPSRHSEPMRWLMAEPGRLRMECTGFGLNLVSGNYEFASLIVIEDEEFWARFGGVVEANWESATLRQYSTTDTELIGDLLSDVAWSNEGLFAMTQGLHRLAEIGGERVRIPSIEWEIGQ